From Denitrovibrio acetiphilus DSM 12809, the proteins below share one genomic window:
- a CDS encoding c-type cytochrome encodes MKKSKWLFNFVITAMVLILPVAGFSEANVSEGARLGKTCAGCHGTSGNTPGKYIATIGGQNPDYMAKVLKEFSGGEREGSVEMSIIAKGYSDEQLESIALYYSSQGWVNSTNNTDSAKSKMGRQVAAENGCMDCHGARGEGLDEYPHIGGQNLGYLKEVLKRYRSGAIKSEEMGMVADLDDEQINALANYLSGLRQGE; translated from the coding sequence ATGAAAAAATCAAAATGGCTTTTCAATTTTGTAATTACAGCTATGGTTCTGATCCTTCCAGTTGCCGGATTTTCAGAAGCAAATGTTTCAGAAGGAGCCCGGCTTGGTAAAACCTGCGCGGGTTGTCATGGAACATCAGGCAATACACCGGGAAAATATATTGCAACCATAGGCGGGCAAAATCCGGACTATATGGCAAAAGTGTTGAAAGAGTTCTCTGGAGGGGAGCGTGAGGGGAGTGTTGAGATGTCGATTATTGCAAAAGGTTATTCGGATGAACAGCTTGAGTCTATAGCTCTGTATTATTCCTCTCAGGGGTGGGTTAACTCTACTAATAATACTGACTCTGCAAAAAGTAAAATGGGCAGGCAGGTTGCGGCAGAAAACGGCTGTATGGACTGCCATGGAGCAAGAGGGGAGGGGTTGGACGAATATCCGCATATTGGCGGACAAAACCTCGGTTATCTTAAAGAAGTTCTTAAGCGCTACCGTTCAGGGGCTATTAAGTCGGAAGAGATGGGCATGGTTGCAGACCTTGATGATGAGCAGATAAATGCTCTGGCAAATTATCTGTCAGGCTTAAGACAGGGGGAGTAG